A region of Dermochelys coriacea isolate rDerCor1 chromosome 1, rDerCor1.pri.v4, whole genome shotgun sequence DNA encodes the following proteins:
- the LOC119846415 gene encoding suppressor of tumorigenicity 14 protein-like, producing the protein MMQSFPSKRIPVVYNIPAPNDSEHGSGQSLNFHHLQSPQKEISCVQHSFFKRMNLHFWRRWLLGMLPLTSLAVTVLVLVLYYSLSPAFSFIYIGGSVEIRNLTYTSDLTDPKSQKFIRQAEAIQNYFSELYESSTLGKYYLKSVVAAFSEGEDGLRAYYWNTFWAPQEIAHSFKKLTSLKIIRKHTLQTTNSSAESFPVEEDFDLLTMELFVSDSSDYDVTLKSAVSFDLYAKPGNNRTLILMNPKKSFYQWRLRVPSNYIVRLVVLTLHGVTPGSCASHRLSAYDFLLPLQNKIITRWCGVPGAWSPPVIRLTSSSNVMLVTFSLDRRKESNMLKAYFQAIPKVVCGGRYISWNGTVSSPYYPSYYPPNIDCSWLIRAPLPGYKLSLKVLVIQIQEKSPGSNKCDKDWLEIDGVRYCKAIAESNRNKEYGYSVAINFHSDELVTQRGFYIEYKAFSHVDPCPRQFKCTDRKCIPLNNQCNGWKDCSDGSDELDCGCSPEESNCGDGKCKNRSKTCKGDDSCGEDSDENDCPYKSSSSYAYKCLNGKCPTKPNPECDGIRDCGDGSDEMNCACGRILLKKSRIVGGEDARSGKWPWQASLQMGMYGHICGASVVSNRWLLSAAHCFLDSDSIRYSVPSGWKAYMGIRIINKNSNHVAMRSIKRIIVHPRLPCQNTARS; encoded by the exons ATGATGCAGTCTTTCCCCTCCAAACGGATCCCTGTGGTATACAACATACCAGCTCCCAATGATTCTGAACATGGATCTGGACAG AGTCTGAATTTTCATCATCTCCAGTCTCCTCAAAAAGAAATCTCATGTGTGCAACATTCTTTCTTCAAGCGGATGAATTTACATTTCTGGAGAAGATGGCTTCTAGGAATGTTACCTCTGACTTCCTTAGCAGTCACTGTACTCGTGTTGGTCCTGTACTATTCATTAT CTCCAGCATTCTCCTTTATCTATATTGGTGGAAGTGTAGAAATACGTAACTTGACCTATACAAGTGACCTCACTGATCCAAAGTCACAGAAATTTATAAGGCAAGCAGAAGCAATCCAGAACTAT ttttcagaactATATGAGTCTTCTACGTTAGGGAAATATTACTTGAAATCTGTTGTTGCTGCGTTTAG TGAAGGAGAAGATGGTCTCCGAGCTTACTACTGGAATACATTCTGGGCACCGCAAGAGATAGCACATTCTTTCAAAAAACTAACCTCACTGAAAATAATCAGAAAACATACACTTCAGACTACTAATTCTTCTGCTGAATCCTTTCCTGTGGAAGAGGATTTTGATCTCTTAACAATGGAGCTTTTTG tttcaGATTCTTCAGACTATGATGTGACACTGAAGTCAG CGGTATCCTTCGACTTGTATGCAAAGCCAGGTAACAACAGGACTTTAATTTTGATGAATCCCAAGAAATCTTTTTATCAGTGGAGGCTGCGTGTTCCTTCTAACTATATTGTGAGACTTGTAGTCCTTACTCTGCATGGTGTCACTCCAGGGAGTTGTGCATCACACAGATTATCTGCATAtgattttcttcttcctcttcagaaCAAGATCATTACAAG ATGGTGTGGAGTACCAGGGGCCTGGAGTCCTCCTGTCATACGGTTAACTTCATCAAGTAATGTTATGCTGGTCACCTTCTCACTGGACAGAAGAAAAGAGAGTAACATGCTAAAAGCATACTTCCAAGCTATTCCTAAAGTTG TCTGTGGTGGGCGTTACATCTCTTGGAATGGGACAGTGAGCTCTCCTTATTATCCAAGCTACTATCCACCAAACATTGACTGCAGCTGGCTAATCAGA GCACCCCTGCCTGGGTATAAGTTGTCGCTAAAAGTCCTTGTCATACAAATTCAAGAGAAGTCTCCAGGGTCCAATAAATGCGATAAGGACTGGTTAGAAATTGATGGAGTTAG ATATTGTAAAGCTATTGCTGAAAGCAACAGAAACAAGGAATATGGCTATTCAGTTGCGATTAATTTCCATTCAGATGAACTGGTCACGCAGAGAGGGTTTTATATTGAATATAAAGCTTTCAGTCACGTGGACC CATGTCCTAGACAATTTAAATGTACAGACAGAAAATGCATTCCTTTAAATAATCAGTGTAATGGCTGGAAAGACTGCTCAGATGGCAGTGATGAATTAGACTGTG GCTGTAGTCCAGAGGAGTCTAACTGTGGTGATGGGAAGTGTAAAAACCGTTCAAAGACATGCAAAGGGGACGACAGTTGCGGAGAGGATAGTGATGAAAATGATTGCC ccTATAAAAGTTCTTCCTCATATGCATATAAATGCCTGAATGGAAAATGCCCCACAAAACCAAACCCAGAATGTGATGGAATAAGAGACTGTGGAGATGGATCTGATGAAATGAACTGTG CTTGTGGAAGAATCCTGTTAAAAAAATCTAGAATTGTTGGAGGTGAAGATGCAAGATCTGGAAAGTGGCCTTGGCAAGCAAGCTTGCAGATGGGAATGTATGGCCATATTTGTGGTGCATCTGTTGTTTCAAATAGGTGGCTGTTATCTGCTGCCCATTGTTTTCTGGACTCTGATTCTATAAG ATACTCTGTGCCTTCTGGCTGGAAAGCGTATATGGGCATAAGGATCATTAACAAAAACAGCAATCATGTAGCTATGAGATCAATCAAAAGGATTATTGTCCATCCACG